GCCGTGATGACGGCAGCCAACGAATTCACGTTCCCGGTGATGGGCGGCTTCAAGTGGCGCCGGACCTACTACGGCCCGCACGCCTCGCCGCTGACGCCCCAACAGATCGCGGCCGGCCACGTTATGGCGGTGACCCTGCGGTTCCTGCTGCAGTCCGCCGCCTATTTCGCCGCTGTGGCTCTTTTCGGTGCAGCGCCCGGCGGGTGGGGGTGGGTGACCATCCTGGTGGCCACGCTGGCGGCGCTTTCCTTTGGCTTGCCGCTGATGGCCTATTCGGCGTCGATCACCGAGGACAAGGGGCAGTTCGCCCTGGTGATGCGCTTCATCGTGATGCCACTGTTCCTGTTCTCGGGGACGTTCTTTCCGCTGGACTCCCTGCCGCTGGCGATCCGGTGGATCGGCTGGATTTCCCCGATCTGGCACGGCACCGAACTGGGCCGCGTCTTCAGCTACGGCTACCAGGAACCACCGCTGCTGACGGTCCTGCACGCCGTGGTGCTGGCGGGCCTGGCAGTGGCGGGCTGGTTCCTGACCCGGCGCCAGTTTGCCGTGAGGATGGGCCGGTGAGTGCCGCCGTGCCGGTGAAGAGCGCCGCGGACGAGGCCCGCACCAGGACTTTCGGGCCACTGTATTCGCACAACGCCAGGGCTGTGATTTCGCGCGGACTCCTGGCTACGAAGAGCACCAACTGGCTGGTGATGCTCTCAGGATTCTTTGAACCCGTCCTGTTCTTAATCTCCATGGGTGTGGGTCTGGGCGCGATCGTGGGTCCGGTACA
This genomic interval from Arthrobacter sp. SLBN-100 contains the following:
- a CDS encoding ABC transporter permease, yielding MTKEAGLPAAPARGDKLPVAHGPAVAAAKARRWGAFYYAEHVLRVMKGYSWSLVMYSVGHPVAYLFAMGVGLATLVDAQGTAAFGGVGYVTFVAPALLVSAAVMTAANEFTFPVMGGFKWRRTYYGPHASPLTPQQIAAGHVMAVTLRFLLQSAAYFAAVALFGAAPGGWGWVTILVATLAALSFGLPLMAYSASITEDKGQFALVMRFIVMPLFLFSGTFFPLDSLPLAIRWIGWISPIWHGTELGRVFSYGYQEPPLLTVLHAVVLAGLAVAGWFLTRRQFAVRMGR